One genomic window of Monodelphis domestica isolate mMonDom1 chromosome 1, mMonDom1.pri, whole genome shotgun sequence includes the following:
- the C1H2orf50 gene encoding uncharacterized protein C2orf50 homolog: MGSPSPAFQSATLLGHRKRSPRPLDSAMASTPSLRRMPAGISPLRTQGAQGREAEQANQVFQDNLWRELLEAENRSNRLWIQNWSFLKDYDPMGNKKEHPKLPEYTSLFSDTVPSTANQVIGSRMNTELGRRIASMDFFFTEGNRKKKPNNDFQTI, encoded by the exons ATGGGGAGCCCTTCTCCAGCATTCCAGAGCGCCACCTTACTTGGCCACAGGAAGCGGTCACCCAGGCCTCTTGACTCAGCCATGGCCTCAACCCCTTCTCTCCGAAGGATGCCAGCAGGCATCAGCCCCCTCCGGACCCAGGGTGCCCAAGGCCGGGAGGCTGAGCAGGCAAACCAGGTCTTTCAGGACAACCTGTGGAGAGAGCTGCTGGAGGCTGAGAATAGGAGCAACAGACTCTG GATTCAAAATTGGAGTTTTTTGAAAGACTATGATCCAATG ggtAATAAAAAGGAGCATCCAAAGCTACCAGAATACACCTCCTTATTTTCTGACACAGTTCCCAGTACTGCTAATCAAGTCATTGGCAGTAGGATGAATACAGAGCTAGGGAGGAGGATAGCAAGCATGGATTTCTTCTTCACTGAAGGAAATCGTAAGAAGAAACCTAACAATGATTTTCAAACCATCTAG